The genomic window GCAGAACCGACGAAAATCCCCGTCACACCGCCGATGAGAAAGGTTGCAAGTCCGCCCAGCGCGAAGAGCATCGGAGTAGCAAGATCGATCGAGCCGCGCCAAACCGTCGCAATCATCGCAAACACGATGATTGCGAATGGCACTGAGATAAGGATCGTGGTGACGCTGAACGAGGTGGCCAGCCGTGGATCCATCCCACTTACGAACATGTGATGCGCCCAGACCACGAAGCTCAGCAGTCCCGCCGCGATAGTTGACCAGATCATGGCGCGATAGCCGAAGATCGGTTTGCGGGCGAACACCGGAATCACCTCCAGCATGATTCCGAAGCCTGGCAGCGCGACGACATAAACTTCTGGATGACCGAAGAACCAGAATAGGTGCTCCCATAGCAAGGGATCGCCGCCGCCGTCGGGCCGGAAGAAGGAAGTGCCAAGCTTTCGATCCATCAGAAGCATCAGCGCGCCCGCAATCAACGGACCTACCGACAGCAGAAAGACTACTGCCGCAGTTATCTCCATCCAGACCAGCAGCGGCAGCCGAAAGAGAGTCATTCCCGGGGCGCGCAGGTTGAGGGTGGTGGTAAGGAAGTTGATCCCACCCATAAGAAATGAAGCAAACTCCAGTGCTACTGCGAGGATCCAGAGATCCTGGCCCCAGGTAACCCCGGTATAGATGTAGTTATCGGAGAGGGGCGCGTAACTCGTCCAACCAGCGGCGGCGGGACCGCCTGGCACAAACATCGAAACCGTCAAGACGACCGACGCGGTGAACAGCGTCCAGAACGACATCAGGTTGAGCCGCGGGAATGCCATGTCTCTGGCGCCGATCATCAACGGGATGAGGAAGTTGCCGAAGGCGCCGAGCAGGAATGGCATCGCGACGAAAAACACCATCACCGTGCCATGCATCGTGACGATCGCGTTGAAGTTGTCCGGTCCAATTGGACCCCATCCCGGGATGTCTGTCTCCGGCCAGGCAAGCTGCCATCGGATTAGATAGGCAGTGAAGCCGCCGACCAGGGCCATCGCCAGGCTGAGTAGCAGGTATTGCTTCGCAATCACCTTGTGGTCGGTCGAGAAGACGTAGCGGCGGATAAACCCGGCCGGCTGCTCGTGCGAATCGCGCACCTGTGCGGCTCCCATCGTTTTTCAGTTCTTGCTCGACGCCGATGAACTAGCGGCCGTCGAGCGCGGCCATGTTTCCCGAACCCACGCTGCATATGCGGCCTGGTTTTGTACGATGACGTTGCCCTGCATCGAGTAGTGTCCGAATCCGCACAGCTCGGAGCAGGCGATTTCGTAAGTGCCGGCCTTGGTAGCTTCGAACCAGGCTCGAATCGTGCGACCCGGCACGACGTCCTGCTTCAGCCGCAAGTTCGGAACAAAGAAGCTGTGAATCACATCAGGCGATTCCAGTTCGAGGTGGACTACCTTCCCGACCGGCACGTGCATATCGTTTTCGGAGGTGACGTCGTCGGCAGTCCCGAACTTATTGTCCGGCCCGGGATAGGTGAAAATCCAGTTGAACTGCTTGGCCGTGACGCGCACGACGATATTGCTGGCAGGCGCATTTCCTTTGACGCGCTCCCAGACGCTGGCGCCTGCGTAGTCAATGCCCAGGTCAAGGCAAAGTACAACGAAGGCTGGAATCAGCACCCAGGCGAGCTGGCGTGGAGTGTCGCCACGCCAAAACGCCGCGACGGCGCCAGCCTTCCTGCGATGACGCATCACCGAGTAAAGAAGAATGCACTCAGCGGCAATGAACCAAAGTCCGACGATCCAGAAAATCAGCCAGAAGACGTGGTCGATATCGCCACCGAAAGTCGAAACGTTGATGGGAAGAAGATGGTCTAGCACAGTCGCTGCGGTTCCTCGGTTATTCAAACACGTCCGCCACAAACGCACGCGGCGTGCCATCGCGGATCGGTCTCTGATCCGAGCTTGAAACGCAAAAAGCTTGGACAATTACCCAATCGACGGGGTCGGTGATTGACGCGCTGTGCCGCGAAGATGATTCCGATCGATACATCTGTTTCCTTTGGAGTCGAGTCTCAAGTGTTTCTTATGAAGACCGAAGCCAGTGCGATCTGTTTGATCGCGGCTACTTGGAGGTGCGCAGAAACGAGTTTAGGACCGCCCTGAATTCGCTATGATCGATCGGCTTGGAACAGTAGTAATGCGCGCCGTTGATTCGCGCCTGTCGCTCCGTGTTGCTGTCGTGGTTCGCGGCTATGTACAGCATCGATGCACTAGGTGCACGCTTGCGAATCTGCGCGAGCAACCAGCTACGATCGGCAAGATCGACAGTTTCATCGTCGAAAATGACGATTCTGACGGCTGGAAATGCCGGAAACCTTCTGTCGGTGTGCGAGCCACTGCTCTCCTCGACGCGCCATCGTTCGGCGACGAGGTCCCGGGCCAGATTCGAGATAGCCGGGTCAGCCGAGAGGATTGCGATAGTTGGCAAGCACATCATATGCGTTAGTTAGCTTAGCTAGGTGGTAATGCGCGTTTCGTGCCACTCGGTTTCGCCGAACCTCCCCAGTTTTTCGCAATTCGTTAGCGAACAATGATGACTGATAGCTCAGCCACGACTGATTCCATTTGGAACATCGGCGGCGAGAGTTGTAACCGATGGTTACATGGGTAAAGTTAATCGAATGAAATCTGATCGCGAAGATCGCAACTCCCTCTCTACCGGCGCAGCGCAAGCCGGGCCTCGTTACTTCCATCTCGTATGGGACGAGGAATTGTTGGCGCTGCAATCCGTTTTTCACGCGCTACGCAAGCATCGGGATGAGGTCCTTGCCAATTGGCATAATTTGTATGTGATGCATTTCGGAGATGCGCGCTCACTTACCAAGCCCGAGTTCCTCAAAATCTTCGGTACCGAACTCGACACCACTATGCGCGACCTGCTCGCGTGCGACATGGAGACCTTTGCAATCGACATGGGGCAAATTGGACGAATGCTGGCTGAGCGAGGTGTGCCGTTTTCCGAATTGATCGTCTCGATGCATCTTTTTGAGGAAAGTGCTACCGCTTTCTTCCCTTCCTTTCCGCCTTCGCTGCCCAAGCTCTACCAATCCTTCGACAAGCTCAGTCACTGCCGGATAATCATCCTCGCTGATACCTATTTCCGCTCCACGACCGCGGTCTCAGGCGCCCGCATCGAGGCGCTGGAACGCGAGGCAAAGTCATTGCCGCCTGATAAGCGGACTCAGTTTCACGGCCTGGTCGGCGGCGCCGAAACAATGCGCAAACTATACGAACGAATCGAGGCTGTCGGCGCGACGCGCGGAACGGTTCTTATCGTCGGAGAGAGCGGGACGGGCAAGGAACTCGTCGCGAGGGCGATTCACGAGTGCGGGCCGAATCCGAAAGCGCCTTTTGTCGCTCTGAACTGCGCGGCGATTCCGAGGGAACTTATCGAAAGTGAACTCTTCGGATACAAGCGCGGCGCTTTCAGCGGAGCTACCACCGAATACGAAGGACTGTTCAGGTCCGCCGAGGCCGGGACCTTGCTGCTCGACGAGATAACCGAGATGAGCCCCGACACCCAGAGCAAGCTGCTGCGAGCGCTTCAGGAGCGAACGGTGCGCCCAGTCGGTTCGACGCGTGAGATCCCGGTTAACGTGAGACTCATAGCTTCTACCAACCGCAACCCCGATGAAGCCGTCAGCGCAGGTCTCCTGCGCTCAGATTTGTACTACCGGCTGCAGGCGAGCGTGCTTTCTATCGCGCCACTCAGAAAGCGTCCCGAGGACGTCCCTCTGCTGGTCGAACATTTCATCGAAGTAATGAACGGACGGGGTTTTCGTGCAACGCCAGTTGTGGGAGTGGAGGAAGCCGCGCTTGAAGCGATGCGCAATTACCTGTGGCCGGGCAACGTGCGCGAACTCGCGAACGCAATCGAAACCGCATTCACGTTCGGCAAGTCGCATCAGATTCAGCTCGCGGATCTACCCGAATCTATTAGCGGCCGCCATCAGGTGGTAGAGCAGGGTGCGGCGCCTATTCATCCAGGAAGTTTTGCGGACGCAGAGCGCGATCTGATACGGCGCGCGCTGGAAAGTACCGGCGGCAACAAGGTCTCCGCGGCGAAGCTGCTCAAGATCTCGCGCAAGCGGCTGTACGCGAAGATCGCGAAGTACCATCTCGCCTAGCTGGCGCGCGATCCTTCCGCACCACGATTTGCAAGAAGCATCACCGACCGCGACATCTTCGCAAGCAATTGTCTCCGATGGAAACACGTGTATCAATTCGAGCCGGATGGTCGATTCGGGCTCGTGCTACGGCACTGAATTCGGCTCCTCCGTAGGAACGAGAATCTGAGGGATTCCAGCCTATTCTGACGGGTGATCAGTTGGGCGTGCCAAGCATGCTTATGGCATCCCTGTTGCTAGATTTCGGCGAAATATTTCAGAGTATGCCGCTCTACAACCCGATTGGGAGGAATCACACGATGCGAATCTCGCTCATATACGAACTGCAAATGGCCAAGCCATGGCACGAACTCTCGGAGTACAACACCTATTGGCAGGCAATCTCCCAGATCGAACTGGCGGAGGAAATGGGATTCCACGCAGCTTGGTGCGTCGAGCATCATTTCCTGACGGAGTATTCGCACAGCTCAGCGCCGGAGGTGTTCTTCGGCGCGATCAGCCCCAGCGAACCAGCCGAATCCGGCTGGGGCACGGAGTCGTCCTGCTGCCGCATCGCTACAACCATCCGGCGCGGGTCGCCGAACGCGCCGCGGTGCTCGATATTCTCTCCAACGGCCGAGTTGAACTCGGCACGGGCCGTTCTATCACCGAGCAGGAACTCGGCGGCTTCATGATCGACCCCGACGAAACGATCGAACAATGGGAGGAAGCGGTCCGCGCCATCCCGCAGATGTGGATGAAGGACAAGGTCAGCTTCGATGGCAAGCATCTGAAAATGCCAGAGCGCTCGGTGCTGCCAAAGCCGATCCAGAAACCGCATCCGCCGCTGTGGCACGCCGCGACGCAGCCCAGCAGTTTCGAGCGCGCGGGCAAGCTGGGCGTCGGGCTATTGTCGTTCGGATTCCTGGCGCCGGGGATGCTCGAGGCGCAATTGAAGATCTATCGTGACGCGGCTGAAACGTGCACCAATCCCGCAGGCGCATTCGTGAACAACCAGGTCGCCTCTTCGGCGATGGCGTGCTGCGCGGAAACGAGAGCGAAAGCTTACGAGGTTGCGGAGCCCAACATGAGATTTTTCTGGGAGCTGGGCCAGCAGTTGTATATCCCGAAGAGCGCCAAGACTTACCAGTACTATGCGAACATCTCGGACGCGTTGATCTCGAGCCGCGGTCAAAAGAAGGACGATTCGAAGCCGCTGACAGTTGCACCGATCGCGCCGTCGGCGTTCAACATCGACGCCGCGGCCCAGAGCGGAGCGGTCATTTGCGGCAATCCCGACGATTGCATCAAGGCCGTGCAGAAGTACCCAGAGGCCGGCATCGACGAACTCATGCTGCTGGTGCAAGTGGGCAGGATGCCGCATGCGGCGATCATGGACACGATCAAGCTGATTGGCCGCCACGTTATCCCATACTTCAAGAACGTCGAGCCGGAGGGCGCGGCCCGCCCTCCTGTATCGGCAGCCGCAGGCTGACCTTCGCCCGCAATGTGATTCCGCGAACCATTGGAGCCCTGCTCATCGAGCGGGGCTCCTGGTTTTTCGAGCATGATGCGGGGCGCGCGGCTACCCTGGTGCAGCTTCGACGCGGCGCCACGTTATGCCCGCAGCAGGAATGATCGCAGTAACCTCGTCTTCACCATCTCCACGAGGATAAGGTAGGTGAGGACAGCGATCGCGAGGAAAAGAAAGAAAGCTGCTGGTAACGGAACAAACCCGAGGTACCCCGCTAACGGACTGAACGGGAGCAGCAAGCCGGTAAGCACGATCAGAATGGTGGTCAATGCGAGCGGCAGGCTCGGGCGGTTGGACCATGGTTTGCCCGCGGTACGAATCACGAACAGCACTAGAGTCTGAGTTGCGAGGGATTCGACGAACCATCCGGTATGAAAGAGCGCTTCCGATGAGTGAAAGACCTTCAGCAGAATGTAGAATGTCAGAAAGTCGAAGATCGAGCTGATCGGGCCGATCAGCATCATAAAGTTGCGAATAATCCGGATGTTCCATTTCTGCGGAGATTGAACATAGATCGGATCGACGTTATCGGTTGGGATCGTCACCTGGGCCAGATCGTAGAGGAAGTTGTTCAAAAGGATTTGCATCGGCAGCATCGGCAGGAACGGAAGAAACAGGGTTGCGGCAGCCATACTGAACATATTGCCGAAATTGGAGCTGGTCCCCATCAGGATGTACTTTAGAACGTTGCCGAATGCCTTCCGGCCTTCGGCGATTCCTTTGTGGAGAACACCCAGTGCGTGCTCGAGGAGTATGATGTCCGCAGCGTCCTTGGCTACATCGACCGCGCCCGCCACAGAAATGCCAACGTCGGCGGCGTGCAACGAAGGTGCATCGTTGATTCCGTCTCCAAGAAAACCGACTACGTGGCCCCGGCTCTTGAGCGCGCGGATGATCCGATTCTTCTGGCCGGGCGACACCCGCGCGAAGACGTTAGCTTCTTCGGCGACGTGAAACAGCGCCGAGTCCGTCATGTGCTCGAGTTCAGTTCCCAGTACGATTCGCGAGCAGTCGATTCCAACCGTCTCGCACACGTGCCGGGTCACCAGTTCGTTGTCGCCGGTGAGAATCTTGATCCCGACGCCATCTGACCGCAAGGCAGCTATGATCTCGGCGACTCCTTCGACCGGAGGATCGAGAAAAGTGAGGAATCCCGCAAGGATTAGTTCGCGCTCGTCCTCGCGTCTCCATCGGTCGCCGCGATCAACCGGTCGATAAGCGACGGCAAGGACGCGCAATCCTTTTGCGCTCAAGTGGCGAAAGGCATCAGTGCATCGCTTTCGCTCCGCCTCTCCCAGCGGGCGGCATTCGCCGCCGGCCTCGAACGAAGTGCTCGCGGCCAGAATTCCTTCGGGCGCGCCCTTGGTTATGAGAGTGAAGGCGCCCTGGGTCTTGACGACGACCGAGAGCCGGCGCCGTTCAAAATCGAACGGAATTTCGTCGGTCTTCTCGAATTCATCGACGCTCGGCGGCGGATGCTTCAGAATGCTCGCATCGAGGGGACTCTTGATTCCCGATTCAAAGCGGCTGTTCAGATAGCCGAGACGCAAAGCGCGTTCAGAAGGTTCTCCGAACGGGTCGAGCGAGGAGTCAAGCTCCATCTCGCCCGAGGTCAGGGTTCCGGTCTTATCGCTGCACAGCAGGTCGATACTGCCGAGGTTCTCGATCGCATCGAGGTGTTTCACGATCACTTTGCTTCGCGCCATTCTTATCGCGCCCATCGAAAGCGTGACCGTAGTGATCATTGGCAAGAACTCCGGTGTGAGTCCTACCGCGAGCGCGACTGCAAAGAGCAGCGACTCCAGAGCGTTGCGATGCATCCCCAGGCTAACTACCAGGATGAACAGCACCAGAAAAAAAACGGTCTTCATGATCAGGGCGCCGAACTGCCGTGCGCCACGATTAAATTCGGTTTCGGGAGGGCGCTCCGAAAGTTGCGCCGCGATATCGCCGAAGCTGGTCCGCGGACCGGTGGCGATCACCACGGCGATGGCAGCGCCGCTGACGACTGAAGTACCAAGGAACACAATGTCAGGGCGCGCGGGGCTGGTAGCGTCGGCTGTGTCCTCGCCGACGTATTTCTCCACCGGCATCGATTCACCGGTCAATGCAGCTTGCTGAAGGTGAAGATCCTCGCATCGCAGCAGGCGGGCGTCAGCCGGAACCAGATCGCCTGCTGAAAGCCGCACGATGTCGCCGGGCACTAACTGTC from Candidatus Binatus sp. includes these protein-coding regions:
- a CDS encoding cbb3-type cytochrome c oxidase subunit I — translated: MGAAQVRDSHEQPAGFIRRYVFSTDHKVIAKQYLLLSLAMALVGGFTAYLIRWQLAWPETDIPGWGPIGPDNFNAIVTMHGTVMVFFVAMPFLLGAFGNFLIPLMIGARDMAFPRLNLMSFWTLFTASVVLTVSMFVPGGPAAAGWTSYAPLSDNYIYTGVTWGQDLWILAVALEFASFLMGGINFLTTTLNLRAPGMTLFRLPLLVWMEITAAVVFLLSVGPLIAGALMLLMDRKLGTSFFRPDGGGDPLLWEHLFWFFGHPEVYVVALPGFGIMLEVIPVFARKPIFGYRAMIWSTIAAGLLSFVVWAHHMFVSGMDPRLATSFSVTTILISVPFAIIVFAMIATVWRGSIDLATPMLFALGGLATFLIGGVTGIFVGSATTDIFLHGTYFVVAHFHYTLFPVTFFGGFAGIYYWYPKFFGRMMNETLGKIHFYLTLVCFNAVFIPLFLAGLQGNPRRIYEMSSYDFLKPVQPMHLIATIATIGLLLGQLPFVINFGYSLVRGKKAVANPWQANTLEWMTDSPPPHENFRTVPIVCRDPYEYSVPGASRDWIPQTEPEPAVLATAAAE
- a CDS encoding cytochrome c oxidase subunit II, which gives rise to MARRVRLWRTCLNNRGTAATVLDHLLPINVSTFGGDIDHVFWLIFWIVGLWFIAAECILLYSVMRHRRKAGAVAAFWRGDTPRQLAWVLIPAFVVLCLDLGIDYAGASVWERVKGNAPASNIVVRVTAKQFNWIFTYPGPDNKFGTADDVTSENDMHVPVGKVVHLELESPDVIHSFFVPNLRLKQDVVPGRTIRAWFEATKAGTYEIACSELCGFGHYSMQGNVIVQNQAAYAAWVRETWPRSTAASSSASSKN
- a CDS encoding sigma-54-dependent Fis family transcriptional regulator, encoding MHFGDARSLTKPEFLKIFGTELDTTMRDLLACDMETFAIDMGQIGRMLAERGVPFSELIVSMHLFEESATAFFPSFPPSLPKLYQSFDKLSHCRIIILADTYFRSTTAVSGARIEALEREAKSLPPDKRTQFHGLVGGAETMRKLYERIEAVGATRGTVLIVGESGTGKELVARAIHECGPNPKAPFVALNCAAIPRELIESELFGYKRGAFSGATTEYEGLFRSAEAGTLLLDEITEMSPDTQSKLLRALQERTVRPVGSTREIPVNVRLIASTNRNPDEAVSAGLLRSDLYYRLQASVLSIAPLRKRPEDVPLLVEHFIEVMNGRGFRATPVVGVEEAALEAMRNYLWPGNVRELANAIETAFTFGKSHQIQLADLPESISGRHQVVEQGAAPIHPGSFADAERDLIRRALESTGGNKVSAAKLLKISRKRLYAKIAKYHLA
- a CDS encoding LLM class flavin-dependent oxidoreductase; translated protein: MRRASFPDGVFAQLSAGGVLRRDQPQRTSRIRLGHGVVLLPHRYNHPARVAERAAVLDILSNGRVELGTGRSITEQELGGFMIDPDETIEQWEEAVRAIPQMWMKDKVSFDGKHLKMPERSVLPKPIQKPHPPLWHAATQPSSFERAGKLGVGLLSFGFLAPGMLEAQLKIYRDAAETCTNPAGAFVNNQVASSAMACCAETRAKAYEVAEPNMRFFWELGQQLYIPKSAKTYQYYANISDALISSRGQKKDDSKPLTVAPIAPSAFNIDAAAQSGAVICGNPDDCIKAVQKYPEAGIDELMLLVQVGRMPHAAIMDTIKLIGRHVIPYFKNVEPEGAARPPVSAAAG
- the mgtA gene encoding magnesium-translocating P-type ATPase, which encodes SGSQSDAGLSSAEAQRRFVRFGPNEPVRAKVAGPLFQFLRFCSNPLVLVLLIASATSALVGQAVGAIIIAAMVVLSVALNFIQAYRSERAVRRLREQVAPTASVKRDGNWVELPRRQLVPGDIVRLSAGDLVPADARLLRCEDLHLQQAALTGESMPVEKYVGEDTADATSPARPDIVFLGTSVVSGAAIAVVIATGPRTSFGDIAAQLSERPPETEFNRGARQFGALIMKTVFFLVLFILVVSLGMHRNALESLLFAVALAVGLTPEFLPMITTVTLSMGAIRMARSKVIVKHLDAIENLGSIDLLCSDKTGTLTSGEMELDSSLDPFGEPSERALRLGYLNSRFESGIKSPLDASILKHPPPSVDEFEKTDEIPFDFERRRLSVVVKTQGAFTLITKGAPEGILAASTSFEAGGECRPLGEAERKRCTDAFRHLSAKGLRVLAVAYRPVDRGDRWRREDERELILAGFLTFLDPPVEGVAEIIAALRSDGVGIKILTGDNELVTRHVCETVGIDCSRIVLGTELEHMTDSALFHVAEEANVFARVSPGQKNRIIRALKSRGHVVGFLGDGINDAPSLHAADVGISVAGAVDVAKDAADIILLEHALGVLHKGIAEGRKAFGNVLKYILMGTSSNFGNMFSMAAATLFLPFLPMLPMQILLNNFLYDLAQVTIPTDNVDPIYVQSPQKWNIRIIRNFMMLIGPISSIFDFLTFYILLKVFHSSEALFHTGWFVESLATQTLVLFVIRTAGKPWSNRPSLPLALTTILIVLTGLLLPFSPLAGYLGFVPLPAAFFLFLAIAVLTYLILVEMVKTRLLRSFLLRA